The window GTAAGATAAACTCATTGAACCTTGTGACctcatttctctttcagttgcATAAAAGTACTTGTCCTTTCTTGTGCTGGTCTTCATTGTTGTTGTGAGCACAGTTAGCTTCACCTTGCACTTTGGTGGGATGCCTTCTATGGTGTATAACCTCCACACCTGTCATCTTACGTCCTCTCTGGAgttctttttcatgtttcccCTTCATGTTACTTGCTGTAGCCTTCTGCAATATGGCTCAGTGGAATAGAGTCTTCCCATGATCTTCGCTGCTTAATTGAGTTGTTTTGAATTCCCAAACTCTTTACcctttttcctgaagtttccCTGAAGAGCTCTTCTCTGTGTTTGAGCATCTTGAAACACCCACACATCAACAATGTTTGTTAATACAAGATGTATTAGATATGAGAAAACACAATAGAGATTAAACAGTTGGTTTGTATAGATTTAGCCTTTATAAAATGAATCACTACTAGCAAAAGGCACACCACGTTGTACTATTTTAATTGGGTCATTATAAATAAAGGGGCCAGTATAAATAAAGGGAAATAGAGCTTCACCTTCTGTAAAGGATATTTCTCTTTGCCCTCATTGTAGTGCTTTGTAGAGAGTTTCCGCAGCATCAGCTGGACCCATTAAACTGAGGGGAGTTTCTGCTGGCTCTTTCTGCCAGAGATAGAAGCCAGAGATTCCCCTTTGCTGGGAAATCCCTTTCTGGTGAAGCTCAGTAGAAGACCTTATTCCACCTACATGGAAAGGACGTGTAGGACATGTACCATGCAGTAAACATGGCACTTTATAATCTCATAATTCTGGCTCAGCAGAACAGTTGTTGCCTCATGgtggtttaaaataaaaggtataTGGCTGATAGAGAGTTATTTCTGCAACCCTGCCTTCCTCACCGCTACTTGGCATCTTGATATCAACGGGGAATATACCAGGGTCCAAAATACTGGCTATGTATTTCTCTTAGTCCATAATCTATCCCATTCCAAAAATGTTTCTAATCGTGGAACATCTCTCAGTTTACCAGGTACTTTTAGTGGCCTGTGCTGGAAGTCTCTCATGTCTATGCAGGTCCTACAGCTGAGACATCAGTCTCgtttgtttacttgtttaaaTTCTATGGTTCATCTCCAATAAGGACTGCTCACAAAGTATCTGAAATTAGGTCTTCATCTACAGCTGTACAGGTAAAAACCGTTTTAAGGGCAGTACTGTCAGTGCCAGTTTCAATGGACACTATGTTTCTTGGAAGAACACACATAAGAAGGAATAAAGTCCAGTTCCCTTCTTAACCATGACACTTCAGGATTCTTTTCTCTTACCATATTATAAATTTATTCGTCACTGAATCTGGAGAATGGCTCTAAACTCAGATCTATCAGTAGTATATCCAGTCTGTATTGATATTCATGACTTTTTAATCTgcactttttttaattattattattatttttggcagAATTACAGTGGAGTTTTGGAGAAGAATTTTCCTAATATCGGATGTCCTCATCTGATACTTTACCAAAGACAGCAATAAATACATTAAGTGTTTTCCCAAGGGCAATAGTTGCATTCAGTAGTCATACACATGAGGAAACTCGACTCTTCCCTACAGAGGACTGTGGCCAGGCATTTGAACTGAAATAAACAGCAGGATTTCAGGCAAAGGCTTTATCTGATGAGCAGATGCAGTCTGCTCTAATCCCTGCAAAAGCAATGAATAAGAGTAACCAGGATGTGGCCCAGAGGGTATTGAGTTCAGCGAAGCATAGCCCAAGTGCCTTTTGGTTGACTAATGGTAAAGGGAGATAgagatttcatattttcttatgGCTCTAATAAAGacaaaggaagcaaaatgcACTCAGCTCACACCAATTCACTTGTTAAAGTTCAAACTCTTTTCTTTGTGATCTTAGAGATGTACTGCTGGATTAATAGTATCTTTTACATATCTATTAGGTCTTTCATCAGAAAATACTCTAAAGGACACAGGCAAGGATTGTTGCCCCAGATTGTTCCTCCAGATGAAACAAAGCAGTGCTCCATAATagttggtaaaaaaaaaaatatatatatatatataaaaaacattatattcaccattttttttgaaaatttaagtGACCAGATATTATTACAAATCTGTAATCCTGGGCAAGATGATTATAACACCAATAACTGGCATTCCTCCCCTCTGAAGACTTGCAAATAGCCACCATTTTGTATATCATTCAGAAGGCATTAGCAGCAAACAACACAAAAGCTGCTAATAGCAGGTTGGGACTCTGAGGTCAGAATTGGCTCAGAGGAGAGATGACAGTGATGTAGTCACTGACACAACCTCCTAAACCATTCCTGTATTTTGACAAGAGTTCAAAATGTTAACCTCATGAGAGCATCACCTATTATCTTGGTATTTCAGGGGAATTTAGAGACCAGATATTGTTACTTATGAAACTCTAATTCTAGAAATATACATAAAGCAAAATTAACATGACAGTCTATATTAACATAATTATGCTTTATGAAATTCTATAACATGCCAGTTCAGgaacaatataaataattaaatagatatgtatatttaaataaacaagttTAATGTGCAGGAACAATACTTTTCTGTGTCAAACTGTCTAGTAGCATATCATAGAAATAGAAActtgaaaatcagaaatagaGCCTTCAAAGTCTTAGCAAGTAGTAAGACTTTGCTTTCAAAAGACTTGATATGATGTCAggtttatttcagcagaaacaCATGCATTGGACCGAAAGTAAAACAGAGTAATCTGTGCAAATGTTACAGGCTTAATCAACAAATCCAGTAAATTGCATGAGTTTGTATTTGATTCAAGTGTTTGTATAATCAGCTCAGCAAATTCTCTCAAGAAGTCatataacatattttttccagGCAGTTAAGACTGTGACACAGCAACTAAAAGCTTCAGTTCATAAATATAGATCATTATTTTAGATTTCAAGTGTTGTTTGAAATAAAGGGATACTTGGGATCCTCAACATTTCCTGCCTTTGAAAGCTTTCCATGTTTTTGGCAAACAGTTTTGGATCACTTACTTACATTGTAGAATCAGGACCACTggaactgaaattattttcatagctTTTCAGTACCACAGCACAAGTGCTACTTTGCCTATGCTAACTGCATGTGAACAAGGCAACAGCACAACACACACCTGTAAAATTTATTAGCAAAATGTTAAATACACCCTTGCTTGTGCAATCACATGTACAAACGCACATAAAAATTAAGTACAAATATACATGATTGCTCTTAAGTACACTGTTTCTGGAAGCAGAGCTAAAATTAATTTCCCAATGGGGAGAAATCACCAAGAATTATCTGTCTCAGGATGCAGATAGCTGCTTACATTCATCTCATCAACCATGCAAGCTGTTAGGGATTCTTGCAATTGGAAACTTAAATACTTATAGAATTTAGGTGCCTTTTGAGTTGGGGATGCCTGAGGATCTACATTTTGAGCAGTATACAGATCTAACACTGCACATCTCCACGTGAAGTGGCACAATTTAACTGATTTCTTTGGCCTGAATCTTGGGCAAAACTTGACCACCCAAATGCTTCTGTAGACTTTAGGCAGTATCTTTCACAATCTCTCCTAATACTTCCCAGGGCCCTCTGTAGCTGGAAGATCTATTCATAAATCTCCATCCAGATACTGTGTATTTACACAGGAATCTCTGCAGGTGTAACCTCAAGTGGGTGCAAGTTAGCCTGATTTCTCAGATACATCACCTAGAGTCACTAACAACACCACAGGGGGATAAAATGGTAATTTGTGAAATCTGTATAATCTCTGTATAATCTATAGGCTTTTGCTGATACTGCTAAAGTGAAATATTACAGTATAGACTAAACCTAAGTGCATAGTGCTTACGTGTCACGGATCATTAGGAAGCATGAAAGAGGATAAGTCACTCTGTTTCAGTGGTAAGGAGAATACTATTTACATTATACCTTTTTCTGTCCTCTAAATTGTTCTATGCATAACATCATGCTATGCTGATAACATCAGCAATAAATTGACACTGTTATTTTTAGAGCCATAAATACACATCATtcttttgcaaggaaaaaaaaaagcatttatactCACTcgaacaaatataaaatataggGAGATGCATTAAGACTGTCAATAATATCAGAATGGAGAAGGATAGGATGGGAGTCAACAAGAGAAAGATGGGTTATGGACATCTGGGAGAAACAAGACTGAGAGAAACAGCAGGACTTGTCTTAAACTAGTGTGATATGAAGGAATCCAGCAGCAGTTATTGCTCTGGAAGTTCTGAGCTGTCCTGAGGGGTTCAGTTCACACTGGATTCCTTCATTGTCCCCCTGGGGGTGTTGAAGACTAGTAAAGAGAAACCAGGATTTCCAGTATCAACTTCCCTGGCACAATATCCACTAGTGAAATTCCTACTTCTTCAACATGAACCATAtgatctgaaaaatgaaatgttctgaCAGATCACTAAATTCTACTGCTTCTCAAACTGGATGTGTCTCTCTACAGGGCTGTGTAGAAGGTGAAGAAAACTTCTAgacttctgccagctctgtccaaagagaaaaattcagTCTGGGGCATCAACTGATCCTCACAGCATCCTAATGCATAAATCCTTTGCTACAACAACTCCTTTCCCTGCTCAAGGAGGACAAAATTGCTAAAAgagacaagaaaatgaaaaccagagaGTGGTTCTAGTTatcaaaagaaaagggaaaatccAATTATGTCCTGAATATTTCCAAGGTGACTATCAGAACATCTTGCCATGGGCCTCAATTTCTTGAGTTtcaataaacttattttttggTAAAGTAAACATTAACTGTGCTTAATTTAAGTCAATAAATCTCTTAATTTTCTTGAACCGTGTACTTACTAATTAGAGACTCCTTCCATAGTTGAATGTCGCAACGTTTATTGCAGAGGTAGATACTTCAAACAGGTCATGGCCAGCTAGAAGATTCCTTGGCTTGTGGAGTTTGAGCTATTCATCTCCTTTTCTGGATCCCTCTCTGAGGATTATCTTGTTCTCAGTTTGCTTGGCAGACCTATTTTTCCACGCTGCTACTGTCCTCTTGTAGGTGTAATCATCTACAATGCAATGAAATTAGAAGACTTTAGTGTTATAAAACTACATTTGAGCAAAAAATATAacagtttcttttgctttcattttacacTGAGAATCTATATAGTAAATTTGAGGTCttgattttctatttcatttcagtttctcttctgtAGAATGGGAAATACTGTACTTTCCCATTTCCTAAGATGAGGTTAAATTCATCAGTATTTACAAAACTCTAAGATCCTCAGCTGGAAAGAGGCACAGATTTAGAAGTGTATAAACAAACATGAGCAAAAAAACTAGAATAACAACACTGTTTCCACTAGAGTTTACAAGTTGCAATCAATTTATCTTCCCCAGCATTGTGAAATACCTTCCCTATGACAGAGATTCTCCCTTTGTAGTCTACCTATTCGCTTATGACACTTAAAttgtagcattttaaaaagcacaggaGACTTTGGAAGCATTTTTAGGgtcaaaacagcaaaaagcttATTCCACCAAGGAAAAAGAGTAGAGGTCAGGAGACAGGAATTGTGTAATATatcacaaaacaaaccaacaggAATTACAGGTATTAAGGAAAAAGATCCACTACCAATCCACAGCTTTTGGACACTAACAGATTCTTTTGGTGATATTTAGTATATTTGAAATGTACTAAATGAAGAGCAGTCGGTTCACTTTGCACTAGCTCCATGCTTTTGACGTGTTTTACAATGTGTTTgaagctgttttgtttccatgaGATCTGCGATCACACCTCAGTCTCTACATCCCGGTGAGAAATTCTTAACTTGATGGGAATTCCAAGCTacatttaaagaatattttactgttgtttCCCAAAAGGTAGGACTAGCAATTACTTCTGCTTTGGAAGCAGCTCTAAAAATTGGACTTTGGGTaccaattaaatattttaagtgccAAAAAACATGTAGCCTTTCTGTACCTCTGCAAGGGTCCATGTCAGGTTCTCTACAGAAGCATCACACTGGCAGATCATTTTTCAAGGAACATTCTCTCCTGACATCTGGCACTTTAGAAatcaaatcccccccccccccccttttttttcttttttttaaccatagCAGAAGAGAAGCATGGAAGAATATGTATCACAAGCTATTTAGTTTTGATCTTCAgatattttctgctctttgacCTAGAAATACTCTTTGCAGCACTGCAGAATGGAAGTGAGTTTTTCATTCACAGTTGGCTCTAGCTATTAGAATTATTAGCAAATATTGGGTAGACATCTGTGGAACACGGTGACATCCTCACTGTTACAGATACTTCAGTGGGGTCACCTCACGCTGTGAGGATGTGGCCCCAAAATTCATCTCAAGAGCCTTGCTAACTGGTGTTGATTTACTGTTAAAAGTACCCTTGATGCGTTCTAAAGGTCACATGAAATATCTCACTGAAAATTAAAGGCTTGTTTTTGAGATCTTTtaaaagggaggggaggaagaagcgAAGGCTGCAAATGCCCTTAGAACTGCACTTTACCAGAAATTGAGGCAATCATTAGCTCTCTCAGCTCCAGGCCTAACTGAGCTGCAAATACACTAGCTTCCCTGCCAGAGAGTTACACCACGACCACAGAAgttaaataaaaccttttccattcagtaattttaaaacagcttaATAGAACAGATTTCGTATTAACAGGGTGGTTTCTTCCTCATAGCAGTGAGGAACATGGAAAAATTGACCTGTGCCCAGTTTAGTCTTGACTTGTCTATTCCAGACACTTCTAAAGAGATCATTTCACAGGCACTAAGCTGTGACCCTTCACGTGGGTTCGTTTGGATTCCTTAAATAGACAGGTGTCCACAGAGCACACAGATTGTCTCTTCTCATCTGGTTTCTCAGAAGAACTTATCATTGAACCAAGTCTGAACTGCACTCAGTTGACAAGGACAGGCAAGATGTGCTTTCAGTGGAACTggttcaaagaaaacaaatcacaaaaataaCAACTGGTTGGGATATTTCCCTAAAAATGTGCAAACCTTTGAACCAGCTTTAATCTTAAAGCCCACCTAGAAATGCTATGACCTTGTGGACTACGTGGTATGATCCCACAGAAGAAAATCACTGGGAGGGGAAGGAtgtagaaaaatcagagaaacaCTCTGCAGTGAGATGTCATGCTTTTgtacatttttctctgtgttgatCGCTGCCACTTTGGTCTTTTAGTTGTTAATAATTTGACTTTGAGACATGTGCCTTTCTGGGTCTCAGATTCAGTGCCAAGCCCACCTTCTGTCTATTTCTTTGCTTGTCCCGTGTCTAACACACCCATCTGCACGCTCCACATCTCTCCATCAGACACTTAAACAAAGGGGATTAGGAGCTGAGTCACAAAATGCCACTGGAACAAGATGAAAAAGGTAGCGTGGGGCAGGAGTAGAGTGAGTTCTCACAGTAGCATACCTGTTTTTCCTGGAAATTCTCCGGCTTACAGGTAGCTCTCTGTCTTGCAGTAAGATCCACAGCCTGTCTGACTTCTCTtgcagggagagggcagagaTCTGAGCACACAGATGTCCTGGGCTGCTTTATTTGTGCTAGCCCCTCTTCTGCCTTCATTCAGCTTGAAACCCTTTGGCTGTGTCCGAGGATTACTGTGCAGATTCCAGTTAAGAGACTTGTGGCAAtaaaggattttattattttttttttgtcaggatTTAAGGGCTGCCAACACTAACAGCGAAGGGAATTTTGCCTTCTCAGGTGATTCACTCGCATGCCCTTTTCATAAGGGGGTGGTTAGTCAGCCAgatggggcaggagcagcccaaCTGCCAAAACTTGATGTTCCTCGGTCCCTTCGCTTTTCAGCCCATCATTTCAGAGCGCAGAATCTGAAGGAAAACCGAAGTGTTCAGCCACCTGCGCGCTGCGGTGCGAGCACCAcagcccccttcctcctcctgcagatGCACCCCGACCACTTTGcgccaggaaaaataaatacataaataaatagaagttcCCAAGTCCCCGAGCCAGAGGCAGAAGCCGGTTTAGGAGACGAGCAGGCAGCTTCTCCAAGCGGCGGGGGCCGCTACCTGCGGCGCTCCCCGCCGAACCGCGGCgccggggacccccgggggaccgcggcggagcccccggggacccccgcGGGTGGCGGCGCTGGCTCGGCGCCCTCTGCCTCGCCTCACCCCTGCTTGAACCCCttgccccgcagcctccccgggccgggccgagccccggCAACCGGCCCCACCTCACCCCACCCAGGGCTCCCATTGGCCCCCGATGAAAGTCCAGCGAGCCTCCCCGCCGCTCTATAAATACGTGGAGGCGGATGGGGAGGCTGCCACCGCCGCGATGGGAGCCCGCAGCATCCTCCTCCGGCATCCCGCCCTCACCTGCGGCCTCGCCGCCGGGCGGCCTCGGGCAGCCTCCTCCCTGTGCGCCCTGCGGGGCCGCGGGCACCCCCTGGCCGCCCTGCCCGGGCCCCCCAGCTGGCCCCTGATGGGCAGCCTGCCCGACGTCCTCTGGAAGGGGGGGCTCAAGAGGCAGCATGAGACGCTGGTGAGGAggatggagggatggggggagaggggatggggggagatggATGGGGATGCTGCGGCAGGGGTCTGGGGAGCGCCCCGCACTCACCgtgtttggggtttgggggtgatGGTCTCTTCTGCGCCCCCCAGGCCGAGTACCACAGGCGCTTCGGGAAGATTTTCCGCATGAAGCTGGGGGCTTTCGACTCGGTTCACATcgcagccccctgcctgctGGAAGCCCTGTACCGCCGGGAGAGCGCCTGCCCCCAGCGCCTGGAGATCAAGCCCTGGAAAGCCTATCGGGACTATCGCGACGAGGGCTACGGGCTGCTGATCCTGTGAGTGGCGGAGGGGCTCGCTGCGGGGCGGGCAGgaaccgggaccccccccccaaaactccgCAGagaccgggacccccccagggctctgctgcctgtggctCCGGTGAAGGTGCTGCCGGGGATGCCTTGTTGCACATGCCGCGGGGTTGTCTTCTAATCccccttgtttttttgttttttttttttttttaaagcatcatctctctctctcttttcagcCTGGCTGTTTTTAATTCAGCCAGGGAATTTAATTCAGCCTTTTCCTTCCAGGGAAGGAAAGGACTGGCAGAGGGTGAGAAGCGCCTTCCAGAAGAAATTAATGAAGCCCAGCGAAGTTGTGAAACTGGACGCCACGATCAATGAGGTACTGACAcattccttctctccccccacGGCCCTGGAAAtttagggaaaaacaaagcagaccAAGCGGCCCAGTTCACCTGGGTAGCTGCTCATCTGCTCTACAGCGATAAAATCACAAGTGAAtgctgtgaaatcccccagggAATAACGAGTGCAAACTGATTATCGGGTCTGACCAAATGTGAGACCACACAAATCTGTAGCTGAGACTCACTACCTCCACAGAGCAGAAAGATTATTCCACAATGATATGGGCTCCTGCAAACAGGgattttcttacttttcatgcattcaatgtttttttgcctttaccTCTTAATTTTGGGGTTCCTCCTGCCAGGGAACACCTCACCCACCTCTTTAACCTCCACGTTCCTCACTGAGTTTGAGGGGCATCTGTGAGAAATAGCTTAAGcgtttttttttattgtgaagCTCCAGCATTATCCCAGTGTCAGACTGAAGCATTTTGTCCCTGTGGAGGAAAGCTCAGTTCACTGAAGTACAGACAGTAATAGCATCAGTAGTGTAAATCCAAACCTACATTAACACAGCGGGAAACAATATTGTTAAAGGAACAGGAAACATAAGTACTTCTATTTTATGCAAGATTGCTATCTATTTAAGTCGCAGttgaaatgttaattaaataGGATTTTTATCAGTTggtgttatcttttttttttcctttctctcttctctccactACTTGAAGGTCCTGGAGGACTTCATGTATAGAATAGATGAAGTTTGTAACCACAACGGACAAATGGAAGATGTATATTCGGAATTCAACAAATGGTCATTTGAAagtaagtctttttttttgcctgagaACAGCATGCATTTTGTACCTGCAGTGACATTTCAAGTGAAGTCTAATTAGTGATGACTGTAAGCTAATTATTTCCAAACTACCAACTACAGTATCATGGAAATTATGTTGCAGAAAAGCCAGGGAACCattaatatatgtaaaaatCATCAGCTGTTATACAAACTCTTCAATTCTGGCCAGTTATCTATGTGGCTTGTAAGAAAATTCAAACACTAATAGTGGCTTAAATCCAAAACTCGGGGGAATCACAGTGCATTTCTCTAAAGTGGGATCAGGTAGCCCATGACCGCTTCTGTCTGATATTTGTTAACTGCCAGCAGCACAAGATCAATGAAAGGATCCAGTAACAGTGAGGAAGTCTTCATTGTAGACAAGGGTTGGAAAATcctaattaaaatgttttgcattgaGATTGAGAAGCACTGGAATTAGTTACCAAGACAGGAGCCTTCATCTTCAGAAACCTTTCAGAGCTCGCTAAGAAGCCTCCTGCCAGGAATGACAGGGCAGGACAAGCTGCAGCAGTGGTTCCCACAAGGAAGGATGGTCAGGCATAGTGCTTAACTGAGCGAGCTCTGCCAGACCTGCCTGCTTGTGGCTGGCTCATTGGGCAACTTGTGTACTGAGTTCATAAAAGTGCGTGTgatgttttgtttggttggtatttttcccctctccactGTCAGTGGTAATGGCTGCTTTTGGAAAGTGAAAAATAGGAAGTGATGGCTCAGAAAAATACtatatttaaaagcaatggGGAACGGGTGGGCTGTGGGATGCTGCCAGTGTTAGCAAGTGGTTTCTTCCTGTGGAAAGAACTAGGAGATGCTGGACTAGATGGGCTCTTCAGACCCTCTTTTCCTGCAGCTTGGTTCTTGTCAGTAGGGTTGACTAATAGCTTATTTTCCAAATATGCCAACCCTGTTTGGCAGAATGGTCTGCTGCTCATGTGAGAGGATCAGTGCTGAATCTGATTTGTGAGGAAAGTGCCCCAGGAATGAGGCAAATGTGCAGAAGGTATTTTGGAGTGCTGTTCTCACAGGTGTTTATCACAGGacagagaacatttttcagGAGGATAACCAAAGCCACTGCCTGAAAATAAATGGTGGACACTAAATTATACAAGTGAAAGGGTGAATAATAATATTGCTTAACAACAGGTATCTGCCTGGTGCTGTATGGAAAGAGGTTTGGTCTCCTACAGCAGGATGTAGAAGAAGAAAGTCTGAATTTCATCAAGGCTGTAAAAACGGTATGGACGAGTCTTTACCTGGGGCTGTACTGATTTTTTCTACTGCTGTGGGGGTACTGGTTTAAATGGgtcagctggaaaaagaaactcAGGCTTCTGTGCTACATGTGTATTGGCAGCCTTGTACACCTGATGCCACACTTGAATGTGCTGAGCATCTGACTGTCCCTTTTATGAAGTGCCTAAATCTGTAGGGGATAACTGTTGTGTGGACAACAGGGTAATCCCAGAAACATAGTAGTCGGGTTGGTTGGTTAACTTTCCTTTCCCTCCAAGGCACCTGTTGTGCAATGCTGCTGTTTGTTGGGTGACTCGGAGTTGTGTGGGATTATGCAGATTTGCTGCTGGGCATCTTGCTGCAACTTGGCCTCTGATGCTTATTGTCCTAATTTTAACCAACTAAAAGAGAGGCATCTGGTCTAGCTTAGTTTTTTAGCTCTATCTGTTGTCAAGGGAGAGAGGCACTGCCAAAGGGTGGCTTGTCCATTTCTATAACAGGTGCCTAAAATAGACGGGATGAATCACCCACTGCAGAAACCTCTTATTCTGTACTAGCTGTTCTTAAATGTTAGCTGGAGATGGTCTTAAGTAGGATGAATCCAATCTTTTCTGTCCAGGATGGAAAATCTGCCAGGATTCTGACTTCCTGGTGAAAATTACCTCCTACTTTACGGTCTAACTTTGTTCAGATTACAAATAGATTTTAAAGATTTCGAAAATTTTCTTCACCACAGATGATGGCTACTTTTGGAATGATGATGGTGACCCCCGTGGAGCTTCACAAGGGTCTGAACACAAAAGTCTGGCAAGCTCATACTAAAGCATGGGATGACATATTTAAAACTGGTTAGTTCTTTAAACTTGacttcttctttccctcttgTTGGAATTAACTTTTTTCGTATTTGTTACTGCCCTACGCTGCTCTTAATTGCTACTTCCAGCTCAGATTAAGACACCTTTTCTGCAGCTAACCACAGACCTATTCCAAGCATAGGAGCACTGCTTTCTCCTGACTAGCACTTAGTGCTGGTTGTGTGGCAATACCCAGTCCACAGGGAACCCCCAGAAATTTGGAAACCAGTAAAATCAGAGCCCAGTTTAATCTGTCATAAATCACTGGAAACTGTATAAATGTCTCTAAAGCAAGGTATACAAGTTAGAAAGAGGATCTTGCTGTTGAGAAACAAGAATTTTACATGTAACAGTGTGCTTaaagaaataacagatttttctgagCAACCTGGAAAAGAATTCTGagtctta of the Anser cygnoides isolate HZ-2024a breed goose chromosome 16, Taihu_goose_T2T_genome, whole genome shotgun sequence genome contains:
- the CYP24A1 gene encoding 1,25-dihydroxyvitamin D(3) 24-hydroxylase, mitochondrial, encoding MKVQRASPPLYKYVEADGEAATAAMGARSILLRHPALTCGLAAGRPRAASSLCALRGRGHPLAALPGPPSWPLMGSLPDVLWKGGLKRQHETLAEYHRRFGKIFRMKLGAFDSVHIAAPCLLEALYRRESACPQRLEIKPWKAYRDYRDEGYGLLILEGKDWQRVRSAFQKKLMKPSEVVKLDATINEVLEDFMYRIDEVCNHNGQMEDVYSEFNKWSFESICLVLYGKRFGLLQQDVEEESLNFIKAVKTMMATFGMMMVTPVELHKGLNTKVWQAHTKAWDDIFKTAKHSIDCRLQKHSANPQEDFLCDIYSGGQLSKKELYAAIAELQIAGVETTANSLLWALYNISRNPRVQQKLLQEIQSILTANENPSAENLKNMPYLKACLKESMRLTPSVPFTTRTIDKEMVLGDYVLPKGTVLMINTHALGSNEEYFNGWTQFKPERWLQKNSVNPFSHVPFGIGKRMCIGRRLAELQLHLALCWIIRKYQIVATDDKPVETLHSGILIPSRELPIAFHRR